The region CACAACAGCCTCCGGTATCCGCAACAGCCGATAACTGTTATCTGTCTTCGGTGCTTTCTCTATAACCTCATACGATTGAATTTTTCTTTCCCCCTTCGGAATCATAGGGTTCGATGTAATTTGCCGCTGAATATAGATTGTCCTGTTTTCAGTATCAAAATCTCCAAATTTCAATCCTGAAATCTCACCTTTTCTGAGTCCGCAAAACAACCCCAGCAGAATCTCCAGATACCATCCGCTATTGTAAGCAGCTTTCAGGAGCTTTTTTACATTTGCTTTGTTTAAAACAATGATGGTCGGCTTTTTCCTCGGATATGGCTTCGTTGCCAGTATCGGATTAGCCTTGATATATTCTTGTATTACGGCCTCTTTCATTGCCATATTTAAGAACTCTCTGGACTTGTTACCAGCGGACTCACATGTCTTTGATACGACGGCCAGCAGGGAATCAAAATACTCCTCATTGGCATATCGTAGTTTTATATTCTGCTGCATATTCGGAAGAATCAAGTCATACAGCACATAGGCACATACCATACGGGTTGTATTCTCAATCCGCTGGGAAAATACATCTTCAAACCAATAAAGCAGATAATCTTTTAAATCAACATCTGAATTTGACTTTGCCGACATCTGATAGGCTCTGGAAGCTTTCTTGAATTCTTTCTCATATCGGTAATAGCTGGCTTCTGCCTCTTCCTCGCTCTGAAAACCTCCACGTTTACTATACTTTACAGAACCATCTGGCTGCAGCAGTTTCACTCTGTGAACCCAGGCATTTCCTTCATAAAAGGCAACTCCGTTCTTTTTTGCTGGTTGCTTCACTAAATCACCTCGCTCATATACCACCATTTAGCCATTCATCAAATCCTCTCTTTGGCACTCTAAAGAGCTTACCAATTTTAAGAACTTTAAACGGTGGATCTTTCTGCTTATACACTTCTTCAAGGAAAGAATAGGCTTTACTTTTTCCTATTCCAAGCATACACTGAATATCAGCTGCCAGGTATACCTGCTGATCAACCATCACTTCATTATCTACATCTTCTACCATTGTCTATCTCCTCTCTTTCTCTATTTTTAGCATCTTTCATTCCCGCTATCATAAAATGATTTTTCTTACAGCTGAAGTGGTTCAGTATAGGATTGGATATAAAGTCTCTTCATATATCTTATACGAATCTAATACCCTGTTTTTCAACTGTAATTAGCATATTTTTTCTATAAAATAAAAGAAGTGTATTTGGGGCACACTCGATCAGGTCACTTCCTGCGCCAATGTTTTTGCCGCGTATTTCAGGTATTGCTATGCAATTTTTAAACAGAGGGCGGGCTCACACATGGTCATCGCATACTATCCGTCTGTACCTGTATAACTCCTGAATGGTGCTCTAAAATTATCAAGGTGCACTGGGTTTTCCATATTCCGGATTTAACCCATATGCTATATAAATAAAGGAGGCTCCCTCCTTTTTCTGCAAGTTATTAAAATGAATCATTATTTTTTATACTTGAAAATCTGGCACAACATTGGCACAATCCCGCACAAAATTGGCACAGTTCTGCTCTTTCCCCGTAAATAAGGATATGTTACACTAAATATGCTTAAAACTGCACCCAAAAGCAATCCGGGCTGATACGCACCTTTCCAAAAAGGTGCTTTTTTTGCGCCTTTCACCGCAATCCGGATTTTCTCACCTTAACAGCCCGGAAGAAAGACGGCCATGCCCACCTGTGGCATGGTTTTTCTTTCCCACCAATCATATTTAAAGGAGGTCCACAAATTGAAACTGAAAACCAAACTGCAGACACCTGCCACGGCAGGAAAGAACCCCCGCCGCAGATTTCCTATTGCAAAGGCGGCCTATTATCTCTACCTGTGTTTCATGATGTTTCTGATATCCACCCAGCCGGTTTTCGCTGCGGATGTGTGGTCAAAAGCAACGGAGATCATGAAGGATGTTTACAACCAGATTGTACTCATTTCCACGGTGGCTGCTATCGTTACTGCCTCTGTTGCCCTTCTGATGATGAACTTCTCCCGTTCCGGCCGCACAGTGGATGAAAGTCGGGCATGGTTAAAACGGATCTGTATCACATGGGCGATTTTAAATGGCCTAGGATTTATCATGGCTTATGTTACCCCGTTTTTTGCTGACGGCAAATGGAACGGGTGACCCGCATCCTGAAAGAAAGGAGTGATCTTTTTTGGGTATTTTAGACGGCATCGTGGAATGGATTGCCGAACAGGTAATGAATATTCTTGACCTGATAACCACCTCCGTACTGGGTACTCTCGGCTGTGATATGACGGTGTTTCTCCGCTATTTTCCCGCCGCTGAAACCATGTACAAGGTTTTTGTAGCACTTTCCATCGGCATCATACTCTTAAACTGGGTATGGCAGCTGTTTAAAAACTTTGGGTTGGGAGCCGGTATCGAGGCAGAGGACCCAGTGCGCTTAAGCCTCCGTTCCGTCCTTTTCATCCTTCTGGCATACTTCTCCGATGGGATTGTTGACACGGTTTTAAAGATTGGCGGACCCCCCTACCACTGGATCATGGATTCAGAGCTGCCAACATTAAGTTTTGCGGATTTTAACTCCGTCATGCTTGCCATTATCGGCGTCTGTGCCAATGGTGCTGTAGCACTGATCGCACTAATCATGGTGCTGGTGCTGGCATGGAACTATCTGAAGCTCCTTTTCGAAGCAGCGGAACGGTATGTCCTTCTGGGTGTTCTGGTCTACACAGCTCCGATAGCTTTTTCCATGGGTGCATCCCAGTCCACCTCAAACATCTTTAAGTCGTGGTGCCGGATGTTCGGCGGACAGATATTCCTTCTGCTCATGAATGCCTGGTGTCTGCGCCTGTTCACATCCATGGTCGGAGCTTTTATTGCAAACCCGCTGTCATTATAAATTAAGGAAAGGAAAGGCAATTATTATGAAAAAAAATAAACGGATACTTACCATGATTTTTCTGACTGCACTTCTCTTATGCCTGTCCTGTCAGACAGTCTTTGCTTTTTCAGAAAGTGACGCACAGGCCCAGGTGGATGCGGCAGGCAAGGCAGCAGTTTCCGGCAATGTCCTGGTCTGGTTTCTTTGTGCGATTGCATTCTTAAAGGTATCGCAAAAGATCGATTCCTTTATGTCAAGCCTGGGTGTCAACGTGGGACACACCGGAGGCTCCATGATTGCAGACGCTATGATTGCAGCGAGAGGGATCGGCGCTGCCCGGAACTTCTCACGGCAGCATTTTAGAGGCGCACACAGCAACAACTCCTCCCATGTAAACCATACCTCCAATCATCAGGGAAGCTCCAGTGGGTTCATGGCAGGCGGCCTCGCAGGCGTTGTCAGCCGCCAGGTCACAAACAGCGCTATACAGACAGCGACTTCCCATACGGAAAGCCACAGTAAAAGGGAAGGCGGTAGGACCAGAGGTTTCGCTGCTGCTGTATCAGAAGGAATCGGAGGGCATATGTATACCACCTCTGTCGTGAAAGGCGGTGATTTTGCAAATGGTGTCATTGGAACGGTTGCCACAGGAAATATCGCATTCGCAGGCTCCATAACCGGAGAAAAGGCGGTCCAGGCTCTGCACTCCTACATGGGCTATGCCGCACTGGAAGAAGGCACCGGGCATGTTCCGTCCTTTACCAACGTAGAGATTGGCGGAGGCCGTATCACCGGCACGGAGATTTCCGAGGAACATTCGGAAGGGATTTCCTTTGGAATGTATCACACTGCCCAATATACCGCCCCTGAAGGTGCTTATGCGACGGTACAGGCCGTAGACGGTACTTCCTGGTACAAGCAGTATGCACAGGATGCAGTGGAAAAATCCCCTTATATGGCGGCAGACGGTTCCATTGCCTATAATGAAACGATTGTGAAAAAGCTTCCCCCGGCACCCAAAAGAAAGGATAGGATATAGATGGCTGATGAACAAAGAAATGGGCTTTCCGAAGCCTTTGAAACCGGAGCATCTACAACGTATCTGATCCATGGTGCCGTAAAAACCGGAAAAACAGTTTCTGGCGCTGCAAAGGGTGTTGCCGCCGGTGGTCCTTATGGTGCTGTCGCCGGGGCTTTGTGGGAGGGCAGAAAACACATTGGCAGGATTGCTGCCGCTGTTGTGGCTCTTTTGTTGATCCCTGTCCTTTTCGTGCTAATGCTCCCTGGACTGATTTTTAACGGTTTTACGTCTGCCTTCTCTCCTGCTGATCCGGAAACTCCTGTTCTCAACAGCGAAACTGCAATCATAGAAAATGCCAACACCATAACCTTCACCATCAGCAGCATCCTGGGCGAAGGCATGGAGGATGTCATAAAACGGATCGAACGAGATTTTGCCGCCTCGGACGGGGATGGGATGGAAGTGATCAATCCCTATGAGATAAGCCCTATATACAATGCCAATCTTTTTGTTTCCCAATACTGTGCGGCAAAAGAAAAGGAATTCGCGGATATCTCCATTGCAGATATGGCAACTGTCATGCGCCGTGGGAAATCCTACCTTTATTCCTACCAACGAACAGAGGAAATACGGAAAAAAATCGTAGAAGACCCGGATACCGGAGAAGAAACTACAGTATCTGAGAAATGGATGCTCTATACCATTACCTATAATGGGGAGGCTTATTTTGCCGACCAGGTATTTGCTCTTACGGATGAACAGAAAAGCCTTGTCTCTGATTATGCACAGAACCTGAGCCTTTTTCTTGGTGACGGCCTGATCCAGAACCTGGAAGGCTGGGAAGGAAACAGTATCCCGTCTCTTGGCAATGTACGGTTTACAGATGGCAGTACAGAAGTTGTCTATTTCAATCAGATGGATGAACGCTATTCCAGTAAACCCTATGGCACAGACTATATCGGCGGCTCCGGCTGCGGCCCGACTTCCATGGCGATTGTTATCTCTTCTTTGTCGGAAGAAATCGTTGACCCGGAACGCATGGCGCAGTGGGCCTATGAAAACGGCTACTGGTGCAAGGGCAGCGGCTCCTACCATGCGCTTATCCCCGGAGCCGCCGCACACTGGGGGCTTGCAGTTTCCGGATGCTCCGCCTCAGAACCCCAGCGGATACTGGATGCCCTGGCGGAAGGAAAGCTGGTAGTGGCCATCATGTCAAAAGGACATTTTACCAATGGCGGGCATTTTATCGTGCTGCGTGGTGTAAAGGGCGGAAAAATCCTTGTAGCAGACCCCGGCAGTTATAAACGGAGCGGCCAGCTCTGGGACCTGTCAATTATACTAAATGAAGCCAGCCAGCGCGCAGGTGCGGGCGGCCCCTTCTGGATCATCGGATAAAAAATCTGTCGCGGTCCAGATGAAAGCGAGGTAATACATGAACAATCAAAATGACCACGATACTTATATCATACCGCCGAATTTTATAGACACAGGCACCTTTTTCGGCGGCATGTTCAAGGCACGGAATGTGATCGAGGCCGGCATCCTGGCTGCAGCTACCGGGCTGCCGATCTTTCTTTTTCTTCCTTTCAGCCTGACTGCACGGATTATCGTGCTGTGCCTGACTGCCCTTCCCCTTGCCCTTTTTGCATTAATCGGCGTTTCGGGCGAGAGCCTGTCGTCTTTTCTGGTTATCTTCCTGAAATATATAAAAAACCGTCGTATCGTGGGCGGCGGTGAGGAACAGGAAGGCAGGCAGAATACTACTGCGGTAAAAAGAAATAAAAAATCTAATAGAAAGGAAAACGCTGCGTCTGGTGAAAAAGCAGTATCGAATGATGCAGACCAAAATCAAAGGTCAGTCAGAAAAGACAACTCCCAAAAAAACAGCAGTGTAGGAAACATATCTGGCTGGCACCGGAAAGGCGAGGATGACTTCCCGGCAGAATTTGATCAGATAAAGGGATATGAGATCCGTCAGAAACTCCGTCCCAAACAAGCCTCCAAAAAGCAGGCCGCAAAATCCCAAAGCCGAAAGCCTGCCCAGACTGGCAAAAATCCTTCCCACCACCAAAAGCAAAAAAGAGCATCTGTAAAGTCCAGACGGGCCGACATGAGAAAACCGGAACGGAAAAAGAATCCGGCACAGAAAAAAATACTGCGTACTCAAGAGCCCCTGTTTACTTTCCTGAACCCCGTAGCGGAATATCTTCCTATTACGAAAGTAGAAAACGGCATCATCTACACAAAAGACCACCGTTATGTAAAAGTGGTGGAAGTAATCCCCATCAATTTTCTGCTCCGCAGTGCCCGGGAACAGAGGAGCATTATCTATTCCTTTGTTTCCTATTTAAAAATCAGCCCTGTAAAGCTCCAGTTCAAGGTGCTGACCCGACGGGCAGATATCAGCCGCCACATAGATACCGTCCGCAGGGAAATGTCACAGGAAACCAACGAACAGTGCCGACTCATGCAGGAGGACTATCTGCAGTTTATCCAGCAGATTGGCTCCCGAGAGGCTGTTACACGCCGGTTCTTCCTGATCTTTGAATATGAACCATGGAGCGGCAATCGGCGTACCGATGAAGAAGGGGAGGCTGTCGGCTCTCTGCAGTCCGCTGTCCATACAGCCTCCAATTACCTGCGCCAGTGCGGAAATGAAGTCATTGTACCGGACAATGAGGATGAATTTACCATAGATGTGCTCTATAACCTGCTGTGCCGAAACGAAAGTGCTGTAAAACCTCTCCCTGTCCGGGCAAAGGAGGTCGTAGCACAGTATCTGGCAAACGGAAGGGAAAGCGAGACAGACCACATCCCTGCCGGGGAGTTCATTTCCCCAGAAAGCATTGATTTCACCCACGGACGGTATATCTGCATTGACGGGCTTTACTATGCCTATCTGCTGATTCCTTCGGATGGCTATAAAACCCAGGTTCCTGCCGGCTGGCTCAGCCTGATGGTCAATGCCGGCGACGGGATCGACCTGGACATGTTCCTTTCCCGCCAGCCCAAAGAGCACATCATCCAGAAAGTGGGCCAGCAGCTGCGTATCAACCGCTCCCGCATCAAGGATGCCAGCGA is a window of Enterocloster clostridioformis DNA encoding:
- a CDS encoding site-specific integrase, giving the protein MVVYERGDLVKQPAKKNGVAFYEGNAWVHRVKLLQPDGSVKYSKRGGFQSEEEAEASYYRYEKEFKKASRAYQMSAKSNSDVDLKDYLLYWFEDVFSQRIENTTRMVCAYVLYDLILPNMQQNIKLRYANEEYFDSLLAVVSKTCESAGNKSREFLNMAMKEAVIQEYIKANPILATKPYPRKKPTIIVLNKANVKKLLKAAYNSGWYLEILLGLFCGLRKGEISGLKFGDFDTENRTIYIQRQITSNPMIPKGERKIQSYEVIEKAPKTDNSYRLLRIPEAVVKEIEKRKALVEVNKQQYGEQYFDHDYISCQENGLPHSTAAMNSALTKLCSRNGLPHITVHGLRHMYATILIEQKVPLIKISALLGHASVNTTFEYYCEVMDENEQIITFMNHTFIPEGSVSAC
- a CDS encoding DNA-binding protein produces the protein MVEDVDNEVMVDQQVYLAADIQCMLGIGKSKAYSFLEEVYKQKDPPFKVLKIGKLFRVPKRGFDEWLNGGI
- a CDS encoding C39 family peptidase — translated: MADEQRNGLSEAFETGASTTYLIHGAVKTGKTVSGAAKGVAAGGPYGAVAGALWEGRKHIGRIAAAVVALLLIPVLFVLMLPGLIFNGFTSAFSPADPETPVLNSETAIIENANTITFTISSILGEGMEDVIKRIERDFAASDGDGMEVINPYEISPIYNANLFVSQYCAAKEKEFADISIADMATVMRRGKSYLYSYQRTEEIRKKIVEDPDTGEETTVSEKWMLYTITYNGEAYFADQVFALTDEQKSLVSDYAQNLSLFLGDGLIQNLEGWEGNSIPSLGNVRFTDGSTEVVYFNQMDERYSSKPYGTDYIGGSGCGPTSMAIVISSLSEEIVDPERMAQWAYENGYWCKGSGSYHALIPGAAAHWGLAVSGCSASEPQRILDALAEGKLVVAIMSKGHFTNGGHFIVLRGVKGGKILVADPGSYKRSGQLWDLSIILNEASQRAGAGGPFWIIG
- a CDS encoding VirB4 family type IV secretion system protein, with product MNNQNDHDTYIIPPNFIDTGTFFGGMFKARNVIEAGILAAATGLPIFLFLPFSLTARIIVLCLTALPLALFALIGVSGESLSSFLVIFLKYIKNRRIVGGGEEQEGRQNTTAVKRNKKSNRKENAASGEKAVSNDADQNQRSVRKDNSQKNSSVGNISGWHRKGEDDFPAEFDQIKGYEIRQKLRPKQASKKQAAKSQSRKPAQTGKNPSHHQKQKRASVKSRRADMRKPERKKNPAQKKILRTQEPLFTFLNPVAEYLPITKVENGIIYTKDHRYVKVVEVIPINFLLRSAREQRSIIYSFVSYLKISPVKLQFKVLTRRADISRHIDTVRREMSQETNEQCRLMQEDYLQFIQQIGSREAVTRRFFLIFEYEPWSGNRRTDEEGEAVGSLQSAVHTASNYLRQCGNEVIVPDNEDEFTIDVLYNLLCRNESAVKPLPVRAKEVVAQYLANGRESETDHIPAGEFISPESIDFTHGRYICIDGLYYAYLLIPSDGYKTQVPAGWLSLMVNAGDGIDLDMFLSRQPKEHIIQKVGQQLRINRSRIKDASDTNTDFDDIDSAIRSGYFLKEGLANNEDFYFMNLLVTITAPNEEDLEWKVSEMKKLLLSQDMRAVSCHFREEQAFLTSLPLVSVEKGLYERSKRNLLTGGAASCYPFTSYEMCDDNGILLGVNKYNSSLIIVDIFNSAVYKNANMAILGTSGAGKTFTMQLMALRMRRKGIPIFIIAPLKGHEFHRACANVGGEFIQISPASPHCINVMEIRQVDRTVNELLDGPGIQLSELAEKIQRLHIFFSLLIPDITHEERQLLDEALIRTYNKKGITHDNVSLTDPENPQCYKEMPVLGDLYEILKKSAPTRRLANILNRLVGGSASTFNQQTNVSLDNRYTVLDISSLTGDLLTVGMFVALDFVWDRAKEDRTEEKTIFIDECWQLLSGAGATGTRLAGDFVLEIFKTIRGYGGSAVCASQDLNDFFNLDEGRFGKGIINNSKTKIILNLEDDEAMRVQSTLHLSDAEIMEVTHFERGNGLISTNNNNIMVEFKASPLEKDLITTDRRELKNIVERMRQQNVTG